A single Chanos chanos chromosome 8, fChaCha1.1, whole genome shotgun sequence DNA region contains:
- the fbxo32 gene encoding F-box only protein 32 isoform X1, whose amino-acid sequence MPFLGQDWRSPGQNWVKTEDGWKKTTKDETNNNVTDLKSYSKEEEYYKENLILSISCDVAAKKRKKDLLNNSTKIPYFHRDKWIYVHKGSTKERHGYCTLGEAFNRLDFCSAIKDTRRFNYVVRLLELIAKSQLPSLSGVAQKNYMNILERVVQKVLEDQQNVRPIKELLQTLYVSLCSLVQDMGKSVLVGNINIWVHRMENILQWQQQLDNIQINRPTTTGMTFLDLPASLQLNIMQRLSDGRDLVSLGQVCPDLSVLAEDRLLWKNLCQYHFTDRQIRKRLIVSDKGHLEWKKMYFKLCRCHPHKEQYADTLQFCTHCHILFWKDTNHPCTANNAESCCVPVSPQGFINLFKF is encoded by the exons ATGCCATTTCTCGGACAGGACTGGCGGTCACCTGGTCAAAACTGGGTTAAAACTGAGGAtggttggaaaaaaacaacaaaagacgAAACGAATAACAATGTCACGGACTTGAAGAG CTACAGCAAAGAGGAGGAATATTACAAGGAGAACCTGATTCTTTCCATCAGTTGTGATGTAGCTGCAAAGAAGCGAAAGAAAGATCTGCTGAACAACAGCACAAAGATTCCTT ATTTCCACAGAGACAAATGGATTTATGTACACAAGGGGAGCACCAAAGAG CGACATGGATACTGTACTTTGGGAGAAGCGTTTAACCGCTTGGACTTCTGCAGTGCCATAAAGGACACCAGACGTTTCAATTATGTAGTGAGG CTCCTGGAACTGATTGCCAAGTCTCAACTGCCGTCTCTGAGTGGAGTGGCGCAGAAAAATTACATGAACATTTTGGAAAGAGTAGTGCAGAAAG TTCTAGAGGACCAGCAGAATGTGAGGCCCATTAAGGAACTGCTGCAGACTTTGTATGTGTCCTTGTGCAGTTTGGTTCAGGACATGGGCAAGTCTGTGCTTGTGGGAAATATTAACATCTGGGTGCACCGCATGGAAAACATCCTGCAGTGGCAGCAGCAGCTGGACAACATTCAGATTAACCGG CCAACAACGACAGGGATGACGTTCTTGGACCTGCCGGCAAGCCTGCAGCTGAACATCATGCAGCGTCTGTCAGACGGGCGAGACTTGGTCAGCCTTGGTCAAGTGTGCCCCGACCTCAGTGTGCTGGCTGAAGATCGCCTACTGTGGAAGAATCTCTGCCAGTATCACTTCACAGACCGACAG ATCCGGAAGCGCCTTATTGTCTCGGATAAAGGTcacctggagtggaagaagatGTATTTTAAATTGTGCCGGTGCCATCCTCATAAGGAACAGTATGCAGACACACTCCAGTTCTGCACGCATTGCCACATTCTGTTTTGGAAG GACACTAACCACCCTTGCACAGCCAATAATGCAGAGAGCTGCTGTGTGCCAGTGTCCCCACAAGGCTTCATCAACCTTTTCAAGTTCTGA
- the fbxo32 gene encoding F-box only protein 32 isoform X2, translating to MPFLGQDWRSPGQNWVKTEDGWKKTTKDETNNNVTDLKSKEEEYYKENLILSISCDVAAKKRKKDLLNNSTKIPYFHRDKWIYVHKGSTKERHGYCTLGEAFNRLDFCSAIKDTRRFNYVVRLLELIAKSQLPSLSGVAQKNYMNILERVVQKVLEDQQNVRPIKELLQTLYVSLCSLVQDMGKSVLVGNINIWVHRMENILQWQQQLDNIQINRPTTTGMTFLDLPASLQLNIMQRLSDGRDLVSLGQVCPDLSVLAEDRLLWKNLCQYHFTDRQIRKRLIVSDKGHLEWKKMYFKLCRCHPHKEQYADTLQFCTHCHILFWKDTNHPCTANNAESCCVPVSPQGFINLFKF from the exons ATGCCATTTCTCGGACAGGACTGGCGGTCACCTGGTCAAAACTGGGTTAAAACTGAGGAtggttggaaaaaaacaacaaaagacgAAACGAATAACAATGTCACGGACTTGAAGAG CAAAGAGGAGGAATATTACAAGGAGAACCTGATTCTTTCCATCAGTTGTGATGTAGCTGCAAAGAAGCGAAAGAAAGATCTGCTGAACAACAGCACAAAGATTCCTT ATTTCCACAGAGACAAATGGATTTATGTACACAAGGGGAGCACCAAAGAG CGACATGGATACTGTACTTTGGGAGAAGCGTTTAACCGCTTGGACTTCTGCAGTGCCATAAAGGACACCAGACGTTTCAATTATGTAGTGAGG CTCCTGGAACTGATTGCCAAGTCTCAACTGCCGTCTCTGAGTGGAGTGGCGCAGAAAAATTACATGAACATTTTGGAAAGAGTAGTGCAGAAAG TTCTAGAGGACCAGCAGAATGTGAGGCCCATTAAGGAACTGCTGCAGACTTTGTATGTGTCCTTGTGCAGTTTGGTTCAGGACATGGGCAAGTCTGTGCTTGTGGGAAATATTAACATCTGGGTGCACCGCATGGAAAACATCCTGCAGTGGCAGCAGCAGCTGGACAACATTCAGATTAACCGG CCAACAACGACAGGGATGACGTTCTTGGACCTGCCGGCAAGCCTGCAGCTGAACATCATGCAGCGTCTGTCAGACGGGCGAGACTTGGTCAGCCTTGGTCAAGTGTGCCCCGACCTCAGTGTGCTGGCTGAAGATCGCCTACTGTGGAAGAATCTCTGCCAGTATCACTTCACAGACCGACAG ATCCGGAAGCGCCTTATTGTCTCGGATAAAGGTcacctggagtggaagaagatGTATTTTAAATTGTGCCGGTGCCATCCTCATAAGGAACAGTATGCAGACACACTCCAGTTCTGCACGCATTGCCACATTCTGTTTTGGAAG GACACTAACCACCCTTGCACAGCCAATAATGCAGAGAGCTGCTGTGTGCCAGTGTCCCCACAAGGCTTCATCAACCTTTTCAAGTTCTGA
- the fbxo32 gene encoding F-box only protein 32 isoform X3 codes for MPFLGQDWRSPGQNWVKTEDGWKKTTKDETNNNVTDLKSYSKEEEYYKENLILSISCDVAAKKRKKDLLNNSTKIPYFHRDKWIYVHKGSTKERHGYCTLGEAFNRLDFCSAIKDTRRFNYVVRPTTTGMTFLDLPASLQLNIMQRLSDGRDLVSLGQVCPDLSVLAEDRLLWKNLCQYHFTDRQIRKRLIVSDKGHLEWKKMYFKLCRCHPHKEQYADTLQFCTHCHILFWKDTNHPCTANNAESCCVPVSPQGFINLFKF; via the exons ATGCCATTTCTCGGACAGGACTGGCGGTCACCTGGTCAAAACTGGGTTAAAACTGAGGAtggttggaaaaaaacaacaaaagacgAAACGAATAACAATGTCACGGACTTGAAGAG CTACAGCAAAGAGGAGGAATATTACAAGGAGAACCTGATTCTTTCCATCAGTTGTGATGTAGCTGCAAAGAAGCGAAAGAAAGATCTGCTGAACAACAGCACAAAGATTCCTT ATTTCCACAGAGACAAATGGATTTATGTACACAAGGGGAGCACCAAAGAG CGACATGGATACTGTACTTTGGGAGAAGCGTTTAACCGCTTGGACTTCTGCAGTGCCATAAAGGACACCAGACGTTTCAATTATGTAGTGAGG CCAACAACGACAGGGATGACGTTCTTGGACCTGCCGGCAAGCCTGCAGCTGAACATCATGCAGCGTCTGTCAGACGGGCGAGACTTGGTCAGCCTTGGTCAAGTGTGCCCCGACCTCAGTGTGCTGGCTGAAGATCGCCTACTGTGGAAGAATCTCTGCCAGTATCACTTCACAGACCGACAG ATCCGGAAGCGCCTTATTGTCTCGGATAAAGGTcacctggagtggaagaagatGTATTTTAAATTGTGCCGGTGCCATCCTCATAAGGAACAGTATGCAGACACACTCCAGTTCTGCACGCATTGCCACATTCTGTTTTGGAAG GACACTAACCACCCTTGCACAGCCAATAATGCAGAGAGCTGCTGTGTGCCAGTGTCCCCACAAGGCTTCATCAACCTTTTCAAGTTCTGA
- the prelid3a gene encoding PRELI domain containing protein 3A: protein MKIWSTEHIFSYPWETVIKAAMRKYPNPMNPSVVGVDVLDRNLDTNGRLHSHRLLSTEWGLPGIVRAILGTNRTITYVKEHSIVDPTEKKMELCSTNITLTNLVSVDERLVYRPHPENPDVTILTQEAIITVKGVSLSSYLEGLMAISMSANARKGWDAIEWIIQNSERENILPL from the exons ATGAAGATCTGGAGCACGGAACACATATTCAG TTACCCATGGGAGACAGTGATCAAAGCTGCCATGAGGAAATATCCAAACCCCATGAACCCCAGTGTTGTGGGGGTGGATGTTTTGGACAGGAATTTAGACACAAATGGTCGTCTTCATAGTCATCGCCTGCTCAGTACTGAATGGGGCCTACCAGGCATTGTCAGAGCG ATTTTGGGGACCAATCGAACTATCACCTACGTGAAAGAACACTCCATTGTGGAtcccacagaaaagaaaatggaactTTGCTCAACCAAT ATAACTCTCACTAATTTAGTGTCTGTTGATGAGAGACTTGTATACAGACCCCATCCAGAAAACCCAGATGT CACTATTCTTACCCAAGAGGCGATCATCACAGTAAAGGGAGTGAGTCTAAGCAGCTATCTGGAAGGTCTGATGGCCATTAGCATGTCAGCTAATGCACGAAAG GGATGGGATGCTATTGAGTGGATCATTCAAAACTCTGAAAGGGAGAACATTCTCCCTTTGTGA
- the mios gene encoding GATOR2 complex protein MIOS: protein MMSGSKPDILWSPHHVDRYVICDSELSLYRIGAVGSSETKAGTLPLSEETAATLLAINSDTPYMKCVAWYPKHEPECLLAVGQANGRVVLTSLGQSHNSKCKELVGKEFVPKHARQCNTLAWNPVDSNWLAAGLDKHRADFSVLIWDINSKFSPEASVPAEKIRLSSGDTDSGLVVTKPLYELGQNDACLSLCWLPRDHQKLLLAGMHRNLAIFDLRNTSQKTFVNTKAIQGVTVDPHFQDRVASFFEGQVAIWDLRKFEKPVFTLTEQPKPLTKVAWCPTRMGLLATLTRDSNIIRLYDMQHTPTPIGDETEPTIIERSVQPCSESIISSFAWHPSAQNRMVVVSPNRVMTDFTVFERISLAWSSTTSLMWACGRHLYECSEEANAADRDIATKMRQRAQSRYGHDTVQVWRNHVLAGGDDPQLKSLWYTLHFMKQYTEDTEQRQQGNKQSLIYSGIKNIVKSSSGTTEIRRCWTGSDKQTDVPRYHSEERTLALQLCGWISRGPDIDVEPFLKSLEQEGEWERAAAVALFNLDIRRAIQILNKGASAEKGDLNLNVVAMALSGYTDEKNSLWREMCSSLRLQLKKPYLCVMFAFLTSEPGAYDGVLYESSVAVRDRVAFACMFLSDTQLPRYIDKLTSEMKEAGNLEGILLTGLTKDGVDLMESYVDRTGDVQTASFCMLKGSPGEVVKDPRVQCWIENYRNLLDAWRFWHKRAEFDIHRSKLDPSSKPLAQVFVSCNFCGKSISYSCSAMPHQGRGFSQYGVSGSPTKSKVTSCPGCRKPLPRCALCLMNMGTPVSSCPGKSDEKVDLTRDKKLAQFNNWFTWCHNCRHGGHAGHMLSWFRDHSECPVSACTCKCMQLDTTGNLVPSDSV, encoded by the exons ATGATGAGTGGCTCCAAGCCAGATATTCTATGGTCTCCACATCATGTGGACCGATACGTGATCTGTGACTCTGAGCTGAGTTTATACCGAATTGGGGCAGTAGGGAGTTCAGAAACTAAGGCTGGAACTCTCCCATTGTCTGAGGAGACTGCAGCCACATTGCTTGCTATCAATTCAGACACCCCTTACATGAAGTGTGTGGCCTGGTACCCAAAACATGAACCAGAGTGTCTTTTGGCAGTGGGACAGGCAAATGGGAGAGTGGTCCTTACCAGCCTTGGACAGAGCCATAACTCAAAATGCAAAGAGCTAGTGGGTAAGGAGTTTGTGCCTAAACATGCGCGACAATGCAACACTTTAGCATGGAACCCGGTGGACAGTAATTGGCTAGCGGCTGGTTTGGACAAACATCGGGCTGACTTTTCAGTCTTGATATGGGACATCAATAGTAAATTTTCCCCCGAGGCCTCAGTCCCTGCTGAGAAGATTCGTCTCTCATCTGGAGACACGGACTCAGGCCTTGTTGTGACCAAACCGCTATACGAGCTGGGTCAGAATGATGCTTGTTTGTCCCTCTGCTGGCTCCCGCGTGACCATCAAAAGCTGCTACTGGCTGGTATGCACCGCAACCTGGCCATCTTCGACCTAAGGAACACCAGCCAGAAAACCTTTGTCAATACGAAAGCTATCCAAGGTGTTACCGTGGACCCGCACTTCCAGGACCGCGTGGCGTCATTCTTTGAGGGTCAGGTCGCCATATGGGATCTGCGTAAATTTGAGAAGCCCGTGTTCACCTTGACGGAGCAGCCTAAACCACTGACCAAAGTGGCATGGTGCCCCACTCGCATGGGTCTGCTGGCCACACTGACTCGCGACAGCAACATAATCCGACTGTATGACATGCAACACACTCCCACCCCCATCGGGGACGAGACGGAACCCACCATCATCGAACGCAGCGTTCAGCCCTGCAGCGAGAGCATTATCAGCAGTTTCGCCTGGCACCCGTCCGCTCAAAACCGAATGGTGGTGGTGTCGCCCAACAGGGTGATGACTgatttcactgtgtttgaacGCATTTCGCTGGCCTGGAGTTCCACCACCTCCCTGATGTGGGCGTGTGGCCGCCATCTGTATGAGTGCTCAGAGGAGGCCAACGCTGCAGACAGGGATATTGCCACCAAAATGAGGCAGCGTGCCCAGTCACGGTACGGGCACGATACTGTGCAGGTTTGGAGAAACCACGTCTTGGCTGGAGGAGACGACCCTCAGCTGAAGTCCCTCTGGTACACCCTGCATT TCATGAAGCAATATACCgaagacacagagcagagacaacaGGGCAACAAACAGTCTCTGATCTATTCAGGCATCAAGAACATTGTCAAGTCCAGCTCTG GGACGACAGAAATCCGTCGGTGTTGGACGGgctctgacaaacagacagatgtgcCACGTTACCATAGCGAGGAGAGGACTCTGGCGCTACAGCTGTGTGGCTGGATCAGTCGGGGTCCGGACATCGACGTGGAGCCCTTCCTCAAGTCTCTGGAGCAGGAAGGTGAATGGGAGAGAGCAGCTGCTGTGGCCCTCTTCAATTTAGACATCCGCAGAGCCATCCAGATACTTAACAAAGGAGCCTCTGCTGAGAAAG GTGACTTGAACCTGAatgtggttgccatggcactCTCTGGCTACACAGACGAAAAGAATTCGCTGTGGAGGGAGATGTGCAGTAGTCTGAGACTTCAGCTGAAGAAACCATacttgtgtgtgatgtttgccTTCCTCACCAGTGAGCCAGGGGCCTATGATGGCGTGTTG TATGAGAGCAGCgtggcagtgagggacagggtgGCATTTGCCTGCATGTTCCTCAGTGACACCCAG TTACCACGCTACATTGACAAGCTGACCAGTGAGATGAAGGAGGCAGGTAATCTAGAGGGCATCCTGCTGACAGGTCTGACTAAAGATGGAGTGGACCTGATGGAGAGCTACGTAGACCGCACTGGAGATGTCCAGACGGCCAGCTTCTGCATGCTTAAG GGCTCCCCAGGAGAGGTGGTGAAGGATCCTCGTGTTCAGTGCTGGATAGAAAACTATCGAAACCTCCTGGATGCATGGAGATTTTGGCACAAAAGGGCTGAATTTGATATCCACAGGAGTAAACTAGACCCCAGCTCAAAGCCCCTTGCTCAG GTGTTCGTGAGCTGTAACTTCTGTGGAAAGTCCATATCCTATAGCTGCTCTGCAATGCCTCACCAGGGCCGTGGTTTCAGTCAGTACGGCGTTAGTGGTTCCCCCACTAAATCAAAGGTCACAAGTTGCCCAGGCTGCCGAAAGCCCCTCCCTCGCTGTGCCCTTTGCTTGATGAACATGGGCACCCCAGTATCCAGCTGTCCAG GGAAATCAGACGAGAAAGTCGACCTCACAAGGGACAAGAAGCTCGCTCAGTTCAACAACTGGTTTACCTGGTGTCACAACTGTCGTCACGGAGGCCATGCAGGTCACATGTTGAGCTGGTTTAG GGATCACAGTGAATGTCCAGTCTCTGCCTGTACCTGTAAATGCATGCAGCTGGACACCACAGGCAACCTTGTGCCTTCAGACAGTGTATAG